The proteins below come from a single Larimichthys crocea isolate SSNF chromosome XIV, L_crocea_2.0, whole genome shotgun sequence genomic window:
- the zgc:92594 gene encoding E3 ubiquitin/ISG15 ligase TRIM25 encodes MASGRSEQSSVLQEELTCPVCLDLYRDPFLLPCGHNFCKTCLDRLKRQADRGRFRCPECRDSHRCGTNFQKNFKLANISDDYRHRRRVTAASATALKSRELPSSSLSPQQAKSTFAVPCDYCPSVAAEASCSSAAGDESCAASVSQEDGDNSREAPAAAAAASTASTFAVKTCLKCEVSMCQVHVKPHLELPAFREHPLTEPMNDFWKRKCPDHDEIYRYYCMDDKVCVCNACTIEGGHLGHKIKTLKNTMKDLKGSLDKQLYRVERKYSMAERKLQEQKEKERQNKKFLDDSEQVLTRLGEDMKAKVLRFVGRLHESTRTHCDTNGPAIQKNISRICQDQARLQEVRCGLESLLQENDPFRFIEAYRTTGKQCRRQLRKNMFYPEYVDMETEVLGVMMEAELKKFLDEELPCHVIAAISSLCHLSDLEEEEEEQEEIEEEVAEEDDDYDDDSSLEEMRSEGEEEEDEEEDDDDDDVPDQSELADDLYTPEEEEEEEEEGDDEDDDDDGEDDDDEEERGV; translated from the exons ATGGCCTCAGGCCGGTCAGAGCAGTCCAGCGTCCTGCAGGAGGAGCTCACCTGCCCGGTGTGCCTGGACTTGTACCGCGACCCCTTCCTGCTTCCTTGCGGCCACAACTTCTGCAAAACCTGCCTAGACCGCCTAAAGCGCCAAGCGGACCGAGGTCGCTTCCGCTGCCCGGAGTGCCGCGACAGCCACCGATGTGGCACCAACTTTCAGAAAAACTTCAAACTTGCCAATATTTCCGATGACTACCGCCACCGACGCAGAGTTACCGCCGCATCTGCCACAGCTTTGAAATCCAGAGAACTGCCGTCGTCTTCGCTGTCGCCGCAGCAAGCCAAGAGCACGTTTGCCGTTCCGTGCGACTACTGCCCCTCAGTCGCCGCCGAGGCATCGTGCAGCAGCGCCGCCGGGGACGAGTCCtgtgctgcttctgtttctcaGGAAGATGGCGACAATTCGCGGGAAGCtcctgctgccgccgccgctgcctCCACTGCATCGACGTTTGCAGTCAAGACGTGCCTGAAGTGTGAGGTGTCGATGTGCCAGGTGCATGTAAAGCCACATCTGGAACTGCCGGCGTTTCGTGAGCATCCACTGACGGAACCGATGAACGACTTCTGGAAGAGGAAGTGCCCAGATCATGATGAGATATACAG ATATTACTGCATGGATGACAAAGTGTGCGTGTGCAACGCCTGCACCATAGAGGGAGGACACCTGGGACACAAAATCAAGACCCTGAAAAACACGATGAAAGATCTCAAG GGCTCGCTGGACAAGCAGCTGTACAGGGTGGAAAGGAAGTACAGCATGGCCGAGAGGAAACTGCAGgagcagaaggagaaggagaggcagaACAAG AAGTTTTTGGACGACTCCGAGCAAGTCTTGACCAGGCTTGGCGAGGACATGAAGGCCAAAGTTCTCCGCTTCGTCGGCAGACTGCACGAGTCCACGCGCACTCACTGCGACACCAACGGGCCGGCGATCCAGAAGAACATCTCCAGGATCTGCCAGGACCAGGCCCGCCTCCAGGAGGTCCGCTGCGGCCTCGAGAGCCTCCTGCAGGAGAACGACCCTTTCCGCTTCATCGAG gcaTACAGGACAACAGGAAAACA gtgcCGCAGGCAGCTCAGAAAAAACATGTTCTACCCGGAGTATGTCGACATGGAGACGGAGGTTCTCGGAGTGATGATGGAGGCAGAGCTGAAGAAATTCCTCGATGAAGAGCTGCCCTGTCACGTTATCGCTGCCATCAGCAGTCTGT GTCATCTGTCAgatctggaggaggaggaggaggaacaggaggagatCGAGGAAGAGGTGGCGGAGGAGGACGACGACTACGACGACGACAGCAGCTTGGAGGAAATGAGGAGCgagggggaagaggaagaagacgaggaggaagacgacgacgacgacgacgtgCCCGACCAGAGCGAGCTGGCCGACGATCTTTACACCcccgaggaggaagaggaagaggaggaggagggcgacgacgaagacgacgacgacgacggagaagacgacgacgacgaggaagagagaggggttTAA
- the LOC109140262 gene encoding sterile alpha motif domain-containing protein 9-like gives MYLHHFENVKQYVQQNQHATNTQLFSFLALMNAYISHSYLYMSECKKILGPPDPIHGGPPFEKRMEPFTVFINTDGSNREHIAMIHPVLAQTAVELLADLRITRSATVKKLISSLCVDQPQPHIIQFIKDLLTKREMGENGKEKFSRLIEDIMTLENLYNTVSVLETASDTFSSKSIFPQTLSRLYYTREDIIDYSKAEEWARTAITKAPKNSYVADTLGQIYKNRLMREPRPLENIFNRARDAFKAFKDVEEKAEKEQGPGKPQDTASVVGISNSFNNRGLFGFIQVAKLAFEKLNHSQKHRSFIQNLQTEVEAKFTFFERYLTYSKPDKTKLEPDYFWKDVVLCYKQYTENSAAESTSFPGLLDRLNRGRFTSKGRRAKFVEYEVTVSDLEEIKNDLKSTYEANVDDVKVAERYILSNVILSNKMHNSPQLTPVKELQTILHRFLGTEVGPRSPEFYLLVLLLFWPEEQPQLVQEEDDEEMEEQASEDDGTEEDTRAETAQPSLEVMFDLDLQPYTTFMESAFGTAGYAKYLRGRYLLPLFFLGKGTGLRKWIHKSRLDAIVEKEVDAELANRQRGRRKWREKRRQITAMWVNGKVWHVPEIQDILLPVEVSYSKEHEKQKVSVHVGGKKIMATEEIVSEASVLGPMLFYLGFTIQGPVVFKVGFPHSSDE, from the exons ATGTACCTGCATCATTTTGAGAATGTTAAACAGTACGTGCAACAAAACCAACATGCCACCAACACGCAACTCTTCTCCTTTTTGGCACTGATGAATGCGTACATTTCTCATTCCTACCTCTACATGTCGGAGTGTAAGAAGATCCTTGGACCACCTGATCCCATCCACGGAGGCCCCCCCTTTGAAAAAAGAATGGAGCCATTTACGGTCTTTATCAATACCGATGGTTCAAACCGTGAGCACATTGCTATGATTCACCCAGTGCTCGCACAGACAGCTGTGGAACTACTTGCCGACTTGAGGATTACCAGGAGTGCTACAGTGAAGAAACTTATCTCGTCACTTTGTGTAGATCAGCCCCAACCACATATAATCCAGTTCATCAAGGATTTgctgacaaagagagaaatgggaGAAAATGGTAAAGAGAAGTTCTCACGATTGATAGAAGATATAATGACATTAGAGAATTTATAcaacactgtctctgtcttggAAACTGCATCAGATACATTCAGCTCTAAGTCCATTTTCCCTCAAACCCTTTCCCGTCTCTATTACACCAGAGAAGACATCATCGACTATAGCAAAGCTGAGGAATGGGCAAGGACAGCCATAACAAAAGCTCCAAAGAACTCTTATGTGGCTGACACTCTTGGGCAGATTTATAAGAACCGTTTGATGAGGGAACCCAGGCCACTGGAGAATATCTTCAACAGGGCAAGAGACGCCTTCAAAGCATTTAAAGATGTGGAAGAGAAAGCTGAAAAAGAACAGGGCCCAGGAAAGCCACAGGACACAGCAAGTGTTGTAGGCATTTCAAATAGCTTCAACAACAGAGGCCTATTTGGATTCATTCAAGTGGCAAAGTTAGCCTTTGAGAAACTCAATCAttcacagaaacacaggagTTTCATCCAAAACTTACAAACGGAAGTTGAAGCgaagtttacattttttgaaCGGTATCTAACCTACTCCAAGCCTGACAAGACAAAACTAGAGCCAGATTATTTCTGGAAGGATGTTGTACTTTGTTACAAACAGTACACAGAAAATTCAGCGGCAGAATCCACAAGCTTTCCGGGCCTTCTAGATCGCCTGAATCGTGGCCGTTTCACATCAAAGGGAAGACGAGCTAAGTTTGTCGAGTATGAGGTAACAGTGTCTGATTTAGAGGAAatcaaaaatgatttgaaatccACCTACGAAGCAAATGTTGACGATGTCAAAGTAGCTGAGAGGTACATCCTGTCCAACGTCATCTTGAGCAACAAGATGCATAACTCTCCCCAGCTCACACCAGTGAAAGAACTCCAAACAATACTACACAGATTCTTGGGCACTGAAGTTGGGCCTAGAAGCCCTGAGTTTTACCTGTTggttctgctgttgttttggcCTGAGGAACAGCCTCAACTAGTGcaagaagaggatgatgaagaaaTGGAAGAACAGGCCTCAGAGGATGACGGAACA GAAGAAGACACAAGAGCAGAGACTGCACAACCATCTCTTGAGGTCATGTTTGACCTTGACCTACAACCATACACCACATTCATGGAGAGTGCATTTGGGACAGCTGGGTACGCAAAGTACCTCCGAGGTAGATACCTTTTGCCACTGTTTTTTCTTGGAAAGGGCACTGGACTGAGAAAATGGATTCACAAATCAAGGTTGGATGCAATTGTGGAAAAGGAGGTTGATGCTGAGCTAGCTAATagacaaagaggaaggagaaaatggagggagaaaaggaggCAGATCACTGCAATGTGGGTCAATGGGAAAGTTTGGCATGTCCCAGAAATCCAAGATATCCTTCTCCCGGTCGAGGTATCCTACTCAAAGGAGCATGAGAAACAAAAAGTGTCCGTTCATGTTGGAGGGAAGAAAATAATGGCTACAGAAGAGATTGTATCTGAGGCTTCAGTGCTGGGGCCAATGCTTTTCTATCTTGGCTTCACCATTCAGGGTCCTGTCGTCTTTAAAGTGGGATTTCCTCACAGTTCTGACGAGTGA